In the Deferribacter desulfuricans SSM1 genome, TTTTTAGGGATCCTGCATCAAGAAGAGGCCATCTATGGACTTTTACATACTGATGCAGCTGGAAATATTCATCGAAGTGGGGGAGTCGATTTTAACACCCTTGGGCTTTTAACCGGTATGATGATTATTGTGGCAATAACAAAGAAAACTGGCGTTTTTCAGTATACCGCAATAAGGGTAGCAAAATGGGCAAAAGGGGAGCCATGGAAAATTTTAGTTGGTTTATCAGTGGTAACAGCAGTTTTTTCTGCATTTTTAGATAATGTAACCACCGTTTTACTTATAGCACCTGTAAGCTTGTTGATTGCTGATGAGCTTGAAATAGATCCTTATCCAATACTTTTTGCTGAAATACTTTCATCAAATATCGGTGGTACAGCTACATTAATTGGTGACCCACCAAACATAATGATAGGTAGTGCCACACATCTTACATTTAACGATTTTATTTTAATGTTAACACCTGTTGTTGTTGTAATCTTCATAGCCACTATATTCTTGCTAAAAATCATTTTTAAGAAAAAAATGATTGTCAAAGAAGAAAATAAAACAAGAATACTTGCTATGAATGAAAAGGAATCTATCACTGATCCAAAACTTTTAAAAAAGTGTGGAGTCGTATTAGGGCTTGTTATTCTTGGATTCGTAATTGCACACCCTCTAGGAGTGGAACCTGCTACAATAGCAATCACCGGAGCCGCACTCCTTTTCCTTTTAATGAAAGCAGAAGGGGAAGAGATGCATCACATCTTTGGCGAAGTGGAGTGGGTTACTATCTTCTTCTTCTTAGGACTCTTTATACTTGTAACAGGTATTGAAAAAGCTGGATTAATAAGACTCATGGCAGAAAAAGTATTAGAATTCACCCAAGGGAGTAAGACCATTGCAGGAATGTTGATACTTTGGGTATCTGCTGTCGCAAGTGCCATTGTGGATAACATTCCATTTGTTGCTACCATGATACCTTTGATAAAAAATCTTGCTCCTCATCTACAAGGAGCTCCAACAGACCCAGAACAATTTAAACTCTGGACAGAAGGACTCTGGTGGGCATTATCACTTGGTGCATGCTTAGGAGGTAATGGAACACTCGTTGGAGCAAGTGCTAACTTAATTGTAGCTGGATTTGCTGAAAGGGCAGGTAAACCGATAACTTTTATGAAATTTACTAAACTTGCTTTTCCTCTAATGCTTGTATCTATATTTATTTCGATGATTTATCTGTTAATATTCTTCTTATAAAATAGGATGGGGGGGGTATCCCCCATTTTTTTGAGGTGCTAATTTGTTCTTTAAAACGATATTAATTATTTTGCAGTCTTTATCAATAATTACAACACTTTTCGGTTTACCAGGTAATATAATTTCTTTAGTTTTTCCATTGATTGCCTATTTATTACACTGGATTACGTTTAAATATTTTATTATCGTTTTAATATTAATTGTTTTAGGTGAAATCTTAGAATTTTTTGCAGGGCTTTTTACTACAAAAGCTGATGGACTTGAAAAAGGTACTTACACTTTTTCTATTATTACAGGGATTATATTGAGTATTTTTATGGCACCTTTTTTATTGGGTATTGGAGCTTTAATTGGTGCTTTTTTAGGAGCATTTTTAGGGGCTGTAGTCTTTGAATACTTTAAACATGCAGATATGAATAAAGCCATAAAAAGAGGTATTGCTGTTTTTAAAGGTAGAGTCCTTGGAACTTTTATCAAACTAGCTATAGGTTTTTCTACAGTAATTATAATGGGTGTAAATCTATTTTAACAAGCCGTTTATAAAGTTTGCAATAATTCCTGCTAAAATTGGGAAAAATATTGTACTTACAACTCTTAATACGGTAAATTTTAATCCCAAAATCCCTATTTCAAGAGGGAGTCTTGCAACACCCCATATTGACCACGCTGTCACAAAAGATATCATTGCTCCAATAGAAGCCCCTTTTTCCATAAGTGAAAGAGCTAAAGGGAAACTAACATAAGGGCCACCTGGAGTAAGGGCTCCAGCAATTGCTGCAGCAACTATACCTTTTAAACCTGAACCTTCTCCAAAAAATTTTACAATAAACTCTTTTGGAACTAATACCTGCACAAAGCCTGCAATAATAAATGCGAAAACAAGAAGCAGTAACATATTTTTAAACATATTAAAAGAGATATTAAAACCTTTGGCAACAGATGCTTCTTTATTAAAGTATGCCAAAATAATTAAAAATATTGCCAATGATGCCATGATAATTGAAGGTATAATCAGATTATTTTTCATAGCTCTTTAGAATAAATTCTATAGGTTTTATAAACATATGCACCCATCTTTTCCAGAGCTAATCTCATGGGCTTATTAGTTTCCAATATCCAGGAAAGCTCACCTTTATAAAATCCGTGTTTAAACCCATTTTCGAATGTCTTATAGTATAAAAGATAATCTAGCCCTTTCCCTCTGAATTTTTCCACGATACCAAGTGTTATCACTCTTGCAAAATCTATTTTCTTAAAATTTTTAATAAATTTAAAAATACCAAAAGGGAAAAGCCTTCCTTTCAATTCTATTAAAATCTGATTGATATCAGGTAAAGTGAGAGAAAACCCCACGGGCTCCCCTTCATATTCTGCAATTATACACAAATCAGGGATTAATATACTTTTTAGATTTTTTGCCATGAAATCAAACTCTTTCTCAGTCATGGGGACAAAACCCCAGTTTTTCTCCCATGCACTATTATAAACCTTTTTTACCTTATCTAATTCCTCATTAAATCTTTTCATATTTATAGAGCGCAAATCAACTTTTAGCCTCTCCCTTAAGAGTTTATAAGCTCTCTTTGCCCTTTCAGGGAAATCCTCAACCTCAATCTTATATGCTAATAAATCCATCTCTTTTGAATATCCATTTGATTCTATCAATGCTGGGTAATAGTCATAATTATATGTCATCATTACTACTGGTGGTTCATCATATCGATTCATTAAAACACCGACTTCATGATTGGTGGAGAAATTAAAAGGGCCAATAACCTTTTTTATCCCTTGTTGTCTAAGAAAATTTTCAACTTTTTCAAAAAGACTCTTCGTCACATCTAAGTCGTTAATTGAATCGAAAAAACCAAAATAACCAGTTTTTTCACCATGAAACTCTATAAAGTTATAATCAATAATACCAGCTATTCGCCCAACCAATTTTCCATCTTTTTCAGCCAAAAAATATTTTACCTTTGCATGTTCGAAAAAAGGGTTTTTTTTAGGATTAAAAAACTCTTTTCTTTCCATTTTAAGATGGTGGACATAATAAGGGCAATCTTTATAAAGGATATGTGGAAAATTTATAAAGTCACCAAGATTTGAATCAATATTAAGCTCAGTAATTCTTACTGGTGAATTCACACCAAAACACCAAGCTGTCTTGTCACTTTCTCAATTTTCTCTAAGGCAAAATCTATTTGCTCAAAGGTATGATTGGCCATCACAGACAATCTTATAATCGCTTTTCCTGGCTCCACAGCAGGAGTAACAACAGGATTTACAAAAACACCTTCATTTAAAAGCATCATACACGCTTTGAACACATCCAAGTCTGTACCTATCTGAACAGGTATAATTGGGCTTACACTTTTACCTGTATCAAGACCAAGCTCTTGCAGCCCCTTTCTAAGCCTGTTTGTATTTGCCCAAAGTTGATCTATCCTTTCAGGCTCACTCTTCATAATTTCTAAAGCAGCTTTCACTGCAGCTGCATTAGCAGGTGACATAGAAGCAGAGAAAATCAGTGACCTAGAGTGATGCTTTAAATAATCTATCACTTCTTTAGTAGAAGCAATAAAACCACCAAGTGAAGCAA is a window encoding:
- a CDS encoding ArsB/NhaD family transporter yields the protein MDAHVAHEAASGSTQLIIASVIFFSAYAIIVSEKIHRTIVALLGAGIMIFLGILHQEEAIYGLLHTDAAGNIHRSGGVDFNTLGLLTGMMIIVAITKKTGVFQYTAIRVAKWAKGEPWKILVGLSVVTAVFSAFLDNVTTVLLIAPVSLLIADELEIDPYPILFAEILSSNIGGTATLIGDPPNIMIGSATHLTFNDFILMLTPVVVVIFIATIFLLKIIFKKKMIVKEENKTRILAMNEKESITDPKLLKKCGVVLGLVILGFVIAHPLGVEPATIAITGAALLFLLMKAEGEEMHHIFGEVEWVTIFFFLGLFILVTGIEKAGLIRLMAEKVLEFTQGSKTIAGMLILWVSAVASAIVDNIPFVATMIPLIKNLAPHLQGAPTDPEQFKLWTEGLWWALSLGACLGGNGTLVGASANLIVAGFAERAGKPITFMKFTKLAFPLMLVSIFISMIYLLIFFL
- a CDS encoding DUF456 domain-containing protein, which gives rise to MFFKTILIILQSLSIITTLFGLPGNIISLVFPLIAYLLHWITFKYFIIVLILIVLGEILEFFAGLFTTKADGLEKGTYTFSIITGIILSIFMAPFLLGIGALIGAFLGAFLGAVVFEYFKHADMNKAIKRGIAVFKGRVLGTFIKLAIGFSTVIIMGVNLF
- a CDS encoding permease, with the translated sequence MKNNLIIPSIIMASLAIFLIILAYFNKEASVAKGFNISFNMFKNMLLLLVFAFIIAGFVQVLVPKEFIVKFFGEGSGLKGIVAAAIAGALTPGGPYVSFPLALSLMEKGASIGAMISFVTAWSIWGVARLPLEIGILGLKFTVLRVVSTIFFPILAGIIANFINGLLK